CGACAGACATGTCACCATGAGAATGGTTGTCATGACTCTCAAACGTTTCATACTTTACTCCTCACATATCACGCCGTTACAGCCGTTCCAAGACCGCCGAAGCAAGCCCGGCCCCTGCTGTTTCAAGTGATTCCTCGTCCGACTCGGAAAAGGGGAAGCTTCCTTCACTCAGCTCGTGATCTTCGGCAACATCGTAGAGACGGTACACGGCTTTTTCGGGGTCGTTGATATCCGCAACTGTAGTTGCAAAGTCAATTCTGACCTCAAGCAGGTACTGTGCACCACAATTTTTAGCGATTCTGACCGAACTGGCTTCGAAGTCTTGATGATAGGCCACCTCATTCACCTCGGTCGAGAAGACAAGATGCCCCGCCCCAAAGAGCCTGTTCATGATACCAGATTCACACAAGACGGCGACCTCCTTCCCAAACAGCTTTGCCCCGGGATAGTGGGTCGAAACGAGAATGGATTCGCCGAAACCGAACAGAGGGACCATGGATGAGAGGATCACGCCGAGCACTACCACCCGTTTTGCATAATTTCGGTGCATAAGGACATCTCCTTTCCGCATAATGCTTCTCTATCTCAGAATATCGACATTTTTTTTGAAAGGATAACCAGAGAATGGGAAAATCCTTGCTCCGCTTGCACCGGCACCTCTTCCATGCTATTTTCATAGAGTTGTCAGAGTATCATAATGAACTATTATTCAATGCAGGTGATTACCCACCAGGAAAAAAGGTTTATGCAGCTCGCCGAGAACGCAATCGCCCAGTTCGAAAAAGAGCAGGGAGTAAAGATCATCGGTAAACTGCTGTGGCCGAGAAGAAGCCTCAAAATCAGAAAACGAGGTAAAACGACACAGGAACAGGCCCCGATCTTCCCCGGATACCTTTTCTGGCAGGCAGAAAGTTTGGAACCAGAGGTGTACTGGCTTTTGAAAAAGAACAGCGGTTTTATACGATTTCTTAAGAGTAATTACGACATAGAACCACTGACAGGGGCATCGAAAGAACTATTGGTTCACTTTCTCAACTATGGTGAGGTTGTCGGAACGTCGACGGTCACCTTTGGAACGGGAGACAGAATCGTAGTGCTAAGCGGCCCCATGAAGGGCTTAGAGGGGAACATCAGAAAAGTGAACAAACGAAAAGGGCGGGCGAAGATAGAGCTGATGCTTTACGAGCAGTCGTTTCTTATAGATTTCGCTTTCGATGGGATCAAAAAAGCAGAAGGTAAAGAGCATGAGTAAGGAAAAACGTCTTGCCATCGTCGGCGCGGGTTTTGCCGGTAGGGAAATTGCCGGGGAGATAGAACATAAGGGCGTATTTGGAAAGGTTGTTGTTTTTCTTGATGATGACGGCAAAAAGGTCGGGGGCCTTTTGGACGGGATCCCTGTGGAAGGGCCTGTTATGGAGGCCCCGGATATTCTGAAGCGAAACCGTGTTCAGGAGGCGCTTATTGCGGTCCCCGGGGCCACCGGCGAGCAGCTGAGGAAGATATACCTCGCCCTAAAACGTGCAGATCTTGAAAGAATCAGAATCCTTCCGGGAATCAGTCAGATCGTCGACGGAGACGCCCACCTGATTCAAACGCGGGAATTGAGTGCCCAGGATCTGCTGGGCCGCAATCCGGTCCTTATTCCCTTAAAAGAGAGTCTTTTCTACCTTCGGGGAAAGCGGGTCCTGATAACGGGAGCCGGCGGCAGTATCGGGGGAGAGCTCTCCAGGCAGCTTCTTTCGGGAGGAGCTCAGCGTCTATACCTTTTCGACCACGGTGAAAATAATGTCTATGAAATAGAGAAGGAACTGAGACTCCTCCAGGAAGAGGGAGTCGGCGAAGCGGCCACCATCGTGCCCGTTATTGGAGATCTAAAAGACCGCGACTATATGCATTTCATTATCAAGCGGCTCCGGGCGGATGTTATTTTTCACTGCGCCGCTTACAAGCATGTCCCGCTCACCGAAGCGAATCCGGTAGAGGGGATAAAAAACAACGTATTTGGGACCCTCAACATTGTGGATGCGGCCCTGGAGGCGGGAACCAGCCGCTTTGTGCTGGTATCTACCGATAAGGCCGTAGCCCCCTCCTGTGTATACGGAGCGACAAAGACCATTGCGGAAGAAATCGTACTAAGCAGAAACGGACGCGGCGGCGGGGCCTTTATGGTCGTCAGATTTGGGAATGTACTTGCCAGCAGAGGCAGCATCGTTCCCCTCTTTACAAAACAGATACTGAAGGGGGGGCCGGTGACCATCACAGATCCAAAGGTCTCCCGTTTTTTCATGACCATCCCGGAAGCCGCTTCCCTCGTGCTCAAAACCGGTGGGGTCGGAGAGGGAGGCAGCCTCTATATCCTGGATATGGGAGAACCCCTTTCCATAAAGGAGCTTGCAGAGCAGATGATACGCTTTTACGGCTACCGCCCACACGAAGAGATCGCCGTCCGCTACATAGGACTGAGGCCGGGAGAAAAACTGACCGAACGGCTCTGGCTCGAATCGGAATCCACCGAAGCGACCGACTTTCCCGGTATTCTTAGACTCAAACGCCAGGCGAACCTTCAATCAGACCTTGAAGAGCTATTGAGTGAGCTTCGAAGCGTCTGTTTTCTTATCGGGGGGAAGGAACAGGAGTATCGCAACAGAAAGCGGCTCAAGGAGATCCTCGCTCCACATTTCCCGTCGCTGATTCCGGTATCGAACGAGCCCGAGTATTAAGGAGGCAAGAGGGTCACATGGAAACAAAGGAACAACAGCCCATTCCCTTCGCCCTTCCCGATATCGGCAGGGAGGAAGAGGAGGCAGTCCTTCGGGTCTTGAGAAGTGGGTGGCTTACGACTGGAAAGGAGGCTATTTCCTTTGAAAAGGAGTTTGCCGAAGCGGTGTCGACACACTCGGCCCTGGCGGTAAACTCGGCCACGGCCGGACTGCATCTTGCGGCAGAGGCCCTGGGGGTTTCCCCCGGTGATAAGGTTGTTACGTCGCCCTTTACCTTTACATCGACCGCAGAAATTCTGCGCTACCTCGGTGCAGACCCTATTTTTGCGGATATTGATGAGGAAACATTAACCATCGATCCCCGATGCGTTGCCGAAATTCTCGAAAGAGAACCGAAGGTAAAAGGGGTGATACCGGTTCATCTCGGAGGGAGGATGGCCGAAATGGACCGGATAATGACTGAGACGAAAAAACGGGGACTTTTTGTTATTGAAGACGCGGCCCACGCCTTTCCCCTCTCCTACAAGGGAAAAGCGGCAGGGACCATCGGTGATGCAGGTGTCTTTTCCTTTTACGCAACGAAGACTATTACTACCGGCGAGGGGGGAATGGTTGTCACCGACAATGAGGCGTTGGCAAAACGGATGTCGGTGATGCGCCTGCACGGTATCGATCGTGATGTCTGGGATCGTTACACCTCTTCGAAAGGCTCCTGGCGCTATGCGGTGGTTGATGCAGGGTACAAATACAATCTCACGGATCTTGCCGCCGCCATCGGAAGGGTTCAGCTGAAACGGGCACAGGAATTCAAGGAAAGGCGCTGCCGTATTGCTTCCTATTATGAAGCGGAATTGGGAGGCATAGAGGCGCTGAAACTACCGAAGCCCCCCGGCCGGGGAGAGGACCATGCCTGGCACCTCTTCATCGTGCGGCTTCGCCCCGGATATTCGGCAATCGACAGGGACGGGATGGTGGAGGCATTGAAAGCCCGGGGTATCGGAACCTCCGTCCATTACATCGCCCTTCACCTCATGCCCTATTATCGTAGCCGCTATAATCTTAGTCCGGAGCAATTTCCCGTTGCCACGGCGGTCTCAAACAGCTGCTTTAGCCTGCCGATCTACCCCTCCATGAGCGACGGACAGGTTGAGCGGGTTGTCGAGGCGATCAAGGAGCTCCTTTCTCCAAACAGTAGGAGGGCGTAAACTCAATGAGCATGGGATTTGCCGACGATCTTAGTGAGCCGGGAATGCTCTACCTTCGGCCCATCCTTTCAACCATCCCCAAGGGAAATATCGCTTCGATCAGATACCCCGACCAAGCGCCAGGCCTGTTTCTCTACAAGGAATCCGATATTCCAGGAACCAAGAGCATGGAAATATATGGAGAACAGATGCCTGTGCTTTCGGGAAGCGAGGTACACTACGAAGGTGAAGCCATCTGTCTTATCCTCGGCGAGGCCCCCGAAGTCCTGGAAGAAGCGGAAAAACAGATCATCATTGATTACGAAAGCAACTATACCCTTGACGACTTCGACCACCCAAGGCAAGAGCAATTTTACGAGGAGACAATCCTAAAAAGGGGCAGTATGGAAAAGGCCTTTGCCGCTGCCCATCAAATTGTCGAAGGCGAATACCTCCAGCAGGATCCGATCCGGGATGCCATGGCTCCGATAGGAGCCTTGGCGGTGGAGAAGGAAGGGGTCCTTGAGATAAAGGTAAGCAGCCTCTGGCCTGAGCAGGTAAAGAAAAGCGTCTCCGAGGTTTTGGATATCCCACAGACGATGATCAGGATCAAACCGGTCAATCCCTTTCCAACCGACGGCGAAAAGATCATGCTTCCCAGCCTCATTGCAGTCTGGGCGGCCCTGGGATGCCGCTTTACCGGCAGGGCGGTGAAGGTTGCCTGGGATGTACCTCCCGCGCCCCTTCCCTTTCTCCGTTCTCCCAGAAGCCGGATCGCCTTTCAGACAGCCCTTGATGAAAAGGGAAACGTTGTGGGAGAAAACATCGATGCCTCCATCGATCTCGGAGCTTTTTCCTTTTTATCTAAAGAGATGCTGGCGAGGCTGGTTATCGGGATCGCGGGAAGCCGCTATACCCCGAATACCTTGATCAGGGCCCGCGGAGTAAAAACCTCTCTTTCCCCTACCCGACTCCGTTGTGGCTTCGGCATCATTCCCGGTCTCTTTTCCAGAGAGGTCCATGAAGCGAGAATCGCCCAGCTCCTTGGGAAAGATCCCGCAGACAGGAAGCTGGAGGCTGCGGACAAGAAGCGAATTCCAACAGGCGGAAGCCTTAAAAAGAGAAGTGATCGACTTCTCATCGAACAGGTCTGCTCCGCTTCGGACTTTCACAGAAAGCATGCCGCCTACCAGCTGATGAAGAAACGGCCCGCAATTCCGGGAAGAGGGGGGATTTTCCGGGGCATAGGCATTGCCAGCGGCTTTACCGGAGACGGTTTTACCGCAAAACCCGCGGGAAGAGAGCCTTGGAGCGTCTCGGTACTCCTCGACAAGAACGACAAACTCACCATCCAGACCAGGGCAGGTGCCTTTCCCGGTTCGGTAAAAGCCCTGTGGAAGCATCGGGCCGGCGAAATTCTCGGCATTAATCCGGAACTGATCGACATTGATCCAATCTGGCAGGATCTCGGCGGTAACGGCCCCCTGGTGTGTGGACAACGCCTTTCCGTGACAACCGCCCTGGTGGAGCAATGCTGCAATGCCATCAAACGGCAACGCTTTAATGTCCCCCTGCCTATCAATGTCAGGAAAAACTTTCGCGCCCCCTCTCAGGCGGTATGGGACAGAGAAAAACTCAAAGGGACGCCCTTCCATCGTCTTACCTGGGGAGCGATGGTGGTGGAAGTAGATCTTGACCCCTTCAGTTGGCAACCCTCAATCCGGGGAATCTGGTGTGCCATAGACTGTGGAAACGTATACGACCGAAAAGAGGCATCATCAGCCGTGAGAACGGCAATCACAAGGAGTCTGAGACGATGCACAAATGGAGACCTCCTAATAAGCAGAAGAGCAAGGGAGGCGGGAATATTTGAAGAGACGGAGCAGCTGTCGATGTACCCCATCGAGATTTCTTTTTTCGAAAATAAAACGGCACAACCATCCGGTGTCGCCCAGATCCCCGGGGCCCTTTTCCCCTCGGCCTTTGTGTCTGCCGTAAGCCAGGCCACGGGAATCTATCTGGACACGCTTCCCATTACTCCCGAGTTGATCCACTCATTCATGGCAAAAAGGGAGGAGGAGTAATGGAATTTCGCTTTCTTCTTAACGGTAAAGCGGTCACGGTCAATGCCGCTCCGGAACAGATGCTTATAAACGTCCTTCGCAACTTTTTTCATATAGCCTCTGTCAGACGAGGTTGCGAGGGAGGGCTATGCGGCATATGCTCGGTGCTGGTAGACGGCGTTCCCATCCAGTCCTGTCTCGTCCCCATGTTTCGTACCCCCGGGGCCGACATCATCACCGAAGAGGGGTTGCGGGAAAAGAGGGAATACAAAGACCTTCTGGCTGCCTTTGCCGAGGCCGACTATCACCCCTGCGACTACTGCAGGCCCTCGACAATGCTCATCGCCTACAGCATTCTTGAACGAACTCTTGAACCAAAGGAAGCTGAAATTCTGGATGCTTTTTCCGGGAAGAGCTGTAGCTGCACCGATCCTGAAAAGATTGTCAAGGCGATCAGGAGCGCAGGGCGTATCATAAAGGGGCATCTCCGTGCTTAGCGGTATCGCCCCAAGGGTCTTTTTGCCCGGCAACATGGCTGAACTCTTGGCCATCTATCGCCAAAATCCCAATGCCCTGCTCTGGGCCGGCGGAACAGCTATCGGCGGCCTACGAAAAAACGATCCCCAATATGCACGGCCCAAAAAGATCATCAGCCTTGCAATGGTGAGTGAGATTGCAAAGGTAAGCAGAACCGAACGTTATTTGGAAATAGGAGCCGCAGTTCCCTTCAATAAGATCCTTCAGGTCGGTCAGCATGTACTGCCCACAGCCCTCAGCCAGGGGCTTTCGCTACTCCGCCCCATGCCCCTGAGAAATTTGGCAACCCTCGGAGGCAATCTTGCCGTACGGGGCCTGAGACTAAACGCATATCCGATTCTTCTTCTTCTGGATGCCCGCATAGAACTAAGAAGAGAGGGCAGAAATCGTTGGATCACGATGCAGCGGCTCTTCGACCGGGCAGGTAACCCCAGCCTCGACAGCGGAGAACTCATCACCAGGATACGTATTCCCTTTGAAGAGTGGGACCTCGGTTATTTTCGCCAGATCGGAACACCAATGAACGACCTGCGGAGCTCTTTGAGCTTCTGCTGCACCGGGAAAATCGTCAAGGCGACGGTTTCCGATCTTCGCTGTGCCTTCGGTACCTTTTCGCCGCTGGTGATACGTAATCGCGAGCTGGAAGCCTTCCTTTCGGGCAAAAAGGTACCCTTTGCACGTAAGGAGCGTGAAGAAGCCCTCGCAATGATGGAAAAAACCATTGCCGAAAGCCCCGGAATATCATCCTTCCAGAAAAACAGGGCGCGGGAGCTTTTCGACTGGTTCATCCACGTGCTACGGGAACCGGACTAAAATCCCCCCCATACTTTACAGAAGCAGGGAGAGCGGGGTATATTCACAAACAGAGGATCCACATGCCTGATTTTGTCCATTTACACAATCATACAGAC
The sequence above is drawn from the Sediminispirochaeta bajacaliforniensis DSM 16054 genome and encodes:
- a CDS encoding FAD binding domain-containing protein, which codes for MLSGIAPRVFLPGNMAELLAIYRQNPNALLWAGGTAIGGLRKNDPQYARPKKIISLAMVSEIAKVSRTERYLEIGAAVPFNKILQVGQHVLPTALSQGLSLLRPMPLRNLATLGGNLAVRGLRLNAYPILLLLDARIELRREGRNRWITMQRLFDRAGNPSLDSGELITRIRIPFEEWDLGYFRQIGTPMNDLRSSLSFCCTGKIVKATVSDLRCAFGTFSPLVIRNRELEAFLSGKKVPFARKEREEALAMMEKTIAESPGISSFQKNRARELFDWFIHVLREPD
- a CDS encoding transcription termination/antitermination NusG family protein, which codes for MNYYSMQVITHQEKRFMQLAENAIAQFEKEQGVKIIGKLLWPRRSLKIRKRGKTTQEQAPIFPGYLFWQAESLEPEVYWLLKKNSGFIRFLKSNYDIEPLTGASKELLVHFLNYGEVVGTSTVTFGTGDRIVVLSGPMKGLEGNIRKVNKRKGRAKIELMLYEQSFLIDFAFDGIKKAEGKEHE
- a CDS encoding (2Fe-2S)-binding protein, which encodes MEFRFLLNGKAVTVNAAPEQMLINVLRNFFHIASVRRGCEGGLCGICSVLVDGVPIQSCLVPMFRTPGADIITEEGLREKREYKDLLAAFAEADYHPCDYCRPSTMLIAYSILERTLEPKEAEILDAFSGKSCSCTDPEKIVKAIRSAGRIIKGHLRA
- a CDS encoding xanthine dehydrogenase family protein molybdopterin-binding subunit; translated protein: MSMGFADDLSEPGMLYLRPILSTIPKGNIASIRYPDQAPGLFLYKESDIPGTKSMEIYGEQMPVLSGSEVHYEGEAICLILGEAPEVLEEAEKQIIIDYESNYTLDDFDHPRQEQFYEETILKRGSMEKAFAAAHQIVEGEYLQQDPIRDAMAPIGALAVEKEGVLEIKVSSLWPEQVKKSVSEVLDIPQTMIRIKPVNPFPTDGEKIMLPSLIAVWAALGCRFTGRAVKVAWDVPPAPLPFLRSPRSRIAFQTALDEKGNVVGENIDASIDLGAFSFLSKEMLARLVIGIAGSRYTPNTLIRARGVKTSLSPTRLRCGFGIIPGLFSREVHEARIAQLLGKDPADRKLEAADKKRIPTGGSLKKRSDRLLIEQVCSASDFHRKHAAYQLMKKRPAIPGRGGIFRGIGIASGFTGDGFTAKPAGREPWSVSVLLDKNDKLTIQTRAGAFPGSVKALWKHRAGEILGINPELIDIDPIWQDLGGNGPLVCGQRLSVTTALVEQCCNAIKRQRFNVPLPINVRKNFRAPSQAVWDREKLKGTPFHRLTWGAMVVEVDLDPFSWQPSIRGIWCAIDCGNVYDRKEASSAVRTAITRSLRRCTNGDLLISRRAREAGIFEETEQLSMYPIEISFFENKTAQPSGVAQIPGALFPSAFVSAVSQATGIYLDTLPITPELIHSFMAKREEE
- a CDS encoding polysaccharide biosynthesis protein — its product is MSKEKRLAIVGAGFAGREIAGEIEHKGVFGKVVVFLDDDGKKVGGLLDGIPVEGPVMEAPDILKRNRVQEALIAVPGATGEQLRKIYLALKRADLERIRILPGISQIVDGDAHLIQTRELSAQDLLGRNPVLIPLKESLFYLRGKRVLITGAGGSIGGELSRQLLSGGAQRLYLFDHGENNVYEIEKELRLLQEEGVGEAATIVPVIGDLKDRDYMHFIIKRLRADVIFHCAAYKHVPLTEANPVEGIKNNVFGTLNIVDAALEAGTSRFVLVSTDKAVAPSCVYGATKTIAEEIVLSRNGRGGGAFMVVRFGNVLASRGSIVPLFTKQILKGGPVTITDPKVSRFFMTIPEAASLVLKTGGVGEGGSLYILDMGEPLSIKELAEQMIRFYGYRPHEEIAVRYIGLRPGEKLTERLWLESESTEATDFPGILRLKRQANLQSDLEELLSELRSVCFLIGGKEQEYRNRKRLKEILAPHFPSLIPVSNEPEY
- a CDS encoding DegT/DnrJ/EryC1/StrS family aminotransferase; this encodes METKEQQPIPFALPDIGREEEEAVLRVLRSGWLTTGKEAISFEKEFAEAVSTHSALAVNSATAGLHLAAEALGVSPGDKVVTSPFTFTSTAEILRYLGADPIFADIDEETLTIDPRCVAEILEREPKVKGVIPVHLGGRMAEMDRIMTETKKRGLFVIEDAAHAFPLSYKGKAAGTIGDAGVFSFYATKTITTGEGGMVVTDNEALAKRMSVMRLHGIDRDVWDRYTSSKGSWRYAVVDAGYKYNLTDLAAAIGRVQLKRAQEFKERRCRIASYYEAELGGIEALKLPKPPGRGEDHAWHLFIVRLRPGYSAIDRDGMVEALKARGIGTSVHYIALHLMPYYRSRYNLSPEQFPVATAVSNSCFSLPIYPSMSDGQVERVVEAIKELLSPNSRRA